The genomic DNA TACTGTTGGGATCGAAACCCTTTCCTTTTATAGTTGTTCCTTCTCATTTATACTTTTCTCAGCACTCGAATAAGGCGACTTCATTTTGACAAGGGGTTAAATATACGAATGAATATTATTAATTCTTAACCTTGCCTTCCTCGCTAACGTCCTGTTAATTTATGCAGCGTAACCAACACGTTGTAAGTAAGGATTTTATTTGTGAAACCATTTAATGaaataaatttaattattttctttatcattactatcgttattatcatccctaatgttattatttcgtttgtatcattgtcattgatatcatcattattatcattatcattatttctacttttactattactattattatcataattatcataaaaataataatgatagcaatggtattgatgataatagcaataatgataagtgaccattattatcattattattaattagtattaccattattgttattatcttcattgttatgagtattttttctttttttgttgttcttgttattattattattattattatcattattattatcattattattattatcattatcattattattattattattattattatcattattattattgttattattattgatagcatcGTCATCCTTATCGATATTGTATATGCTGTTTTCcgtgccatcattatcataattttaatttattaattctgTTAATTATTGTAAccatgttatttgttattatcactattatcatcactattcgtagcagcagtagtagtagtctcGTTCAGCTtccccattatcatcctcatccccgTCACCCCATTctcacaacaccccccccccccctagttccCCCTGGACGCCGAGGAGCCCAGCCTGACCCTGGGCCACGCGCGCATGCCTGGCTCCGGAGACCACCACTTCTGCAAGCCCACGAGCGTCGCTGTGGCCGCGTCAGGAGAGTTCTTCGTCGCCGACGGATACTGCAATGGCCGGATCCTTCGCTTCCATGCTGACGGCACCCTTATGGCTCAGTTCGGACACatgggtgagtggtggtgagagctggtcgctctctctctcattctctctgtctctcactctcgctctttctctctctctctcacattctcactatctctcgctctcgctctttctctctctctctcacattctcactatctctcgctctcgctctctcacattctcactatctttctcgctaacgctcttgctctcgctctctctctcgctctctctctcgctctctctctctctctctctctctctctctctctctctctctctctctctctctctctctctctctctctctctctctctctcattctcactatctctctctttctctctctctctctctctctctctctctctctctctctctctctctctctctctctctctctctctctctctctctcgctctccctctctctctctccccccccccctctcctctctctctctctctctctctctctctctctctctctctctctctctctctctctctctcctctctctctctctctctctctctctctctctctctctctctctctctctctctctctctctctctctctctctctctctctctctctctctcctctctctctctctctctctctctctctctctctctctctctctctctctctctctctctctctctctctctctctctctctctctctctctctctctctctctctctctctctctctctctctctctctctctctctctctctctctcgctcgctctctctccctctctccctctctctctctctctctctctctctctctctctctctctctctctctctctctctctctcttttttctctctctctctctctccctctccccctctctctctctctctctctctctcgctctctcgctctctcgctctctcgctctctcgctctctcgctctctcgctctctctctctctctctctctctctctctctctctctctctctctctctctctctctctctctctctctctctctctctctctctctctctctctctctctctctctctctctctctctctctctctctctctctctctctctctctctctctctctctctctctctctctctctctctctctctctctctctctctctctctctctctctctctctctttctctctctctctccctctccccctctctctctctttctctcgctctctcgctctctcgctcgctctctctctctctctctctctctctctctctctctctctctctctctctctctctctctctctctctctccctctctctctctctctctctccctctctctctctccctctctctctctctctctctctctctctctctctctctctctctctctctctctctctctctctctctctctctctctctctctctccacccctctcctgtTCCCCCCCTAATGTTCCTTTCCCGCCCTGCCAGGGAGCGACGGCAGTTCCCGCGCCCTGTACGTGCCTCACGGCCTGGCGCTGGACGACAGCCGCGACGCCCTCTGCGTGGCCGACCGCGAGAACCGCCGAGTCCTGTGCCTAAGGGCAGGACTCCGGCACGTGGACGACTTCGGCGAGGCCTTCATGACGCTACAGGAACCCAACCAGGGCCGTGTGTTCGACATCGCCACCGTCAGTACGTGAAACTCGATGCTCGCCTTGGCGTTGGAAAATTCACTTATTTTCCATAAGATTTTTATGTGCCGAAAATCTCTAACGTAAACTATCCCCTCTATTAACGACCATCACAATCGttcaaaaacatttatttttcctaTCACAGATAAAATACCCAAATATAAATACGCTCTTTTCCCTCCACAGACGGCGTGGTGGTGGGCGTGGCCGGCAGCGAGGACGAAGGCGCAGCCACGGGATTCACAGCCGACCTGAGCAACGGGAAATTGCTGGACGCCTGGGGCCCGCTCGTGGTGACTGCTCTTGTTTGGCTTTTAGAGCTAGGAatgtggatgggtgggcgggtgggggggtatgtgtttgTAGGGGGgggtgtattggtgtgtgtgtggggggggggtgttgttgtaggtgtgtggatgtgtgtttaggtgggtggatgtgtggttgtgtatgcgtaggtaggtagatggttgTGTGGGCGGataggttttgtgtgtgtatgtgtgtgtgtgcccgtgtatgtgcctggatatacatatatgtgtgagcagTGCAGAATGAACCTACGATACTCATTAGTTGTTTAAACATCGCTATTAATGTTAGTGATGAATTAAAGTGAATTCTGAGCTAAATAAGTTAAAGCGACTTCCTTGCTGCTATCCTTGAAAATGTCTTTCATGCATTGTCATGACAGGAAGCTAAAAATCAGCCATTGTGTAGTCAAAATTAGAGATTCTTTTCTAAATCTGCATTTGTCTTTCCATTTTATCTAGAATTAATATCCCAAATAAGACAttgtgtaatagtagtagttgtgataACAGAAATTCTGTGTGTAAAGTCTTTCTTCAGTATATTTTGAAAGACCTTcagtaataaataaatcattgaaAACCAACGATCATAGGTCGAACTAGAATTTATATTTTCGGTCATTTTCACTTAACAAATTAATTCCAAATGAGAAGCTAATTAATGGAATGGAACTATACAAAATAAAGTAGGATTATCAATAactttatgataacaataatggcaaaaaacaacagcaataataagaagaacagctatcccaacaaacaataacaacccaTTCTTCCTGCCAGGGCTTCCACAACCCGCACGCCATCGCCGTGAGCCGCGACGGGTCCGCCATCTACGTCTCGGAGATCGGGCCGA from Penaeus chinensis breed Huanghai No. 1 chromosome 30, ASM1920278v2, whole genome shotgun sequence includes the following:
- the LOC125041365 gene encoding peptidyl-alpha-hydroxyglycine alpha-amidating lyase 2-like; protein product: MFVLRLVAAIWCCSYLALTRKIPYYDTFDDDFYSELRNLLEEHQSGKGAPPVAHPREVRGWGEELGIGQVAGVSVDPDGHPVVFHRGGRVWDYTSFNATHHYQEAAPLDDDVVVVLDAQTGLPLRSWGRGKFLLPHGITVDAQGNTWLTDVGLHQVFKFPLDAEEPSLTLGHARMPGSGDHHFCKPTSVAVAASGEFFVADGYCNGRILRFHADGTLMAQFGHMGSDGSSRALYVPHGLALDDSRDALCVADRENRRVLCLRAGLRHVDDFGEAFMTLQEPNQGRVFDIATVNGVVVGVAGSEDEGAATGFTADLSNGKLLDAWGPLVGFHNPHAIAVSRDGSAIYVSEIGPNRIWKFLLESPAAY